Proteins encoded by one window of Canis aureus isolate CA01 chromosome 13, VMU_Caureus_v.1.0, whole genome shotgun sequence:
- the LOC144281718 gene encoding uncharacterized protein LOC144281718, which produces MVYMIEPSDQRASGQRTSYFGQQIYNISSSLEIKQGRVVLRKQCDDVPESSWRSFKCYVNERNDGRGVGTKVTGVIQSGGTISPRGSEHCSRKGARVGLRVKVNRNQSQHVPQITWISEAHRLHGMIFFLSGVTGEFR; this is translated from the exons TGACCAGAGAGCTTCAGGACAGAGAACTTCCTACTTTGGACAACAGATCTACAACATTAGCTCATCTCTGGAAATAAAGCAAGGCAG GGTTGTTCTGAGAAAACAATGCGATGATGTACCTGAAAGCTCTTGGAGAAGTTTCAAGTGTTATGTAAATGAAAG GAACGACGGTCGAGGGGTTGGGACGAAGGTGACTGGTGTGATTCAGTCTGGTGGGACCATTAGCCCAAGAGGATCAGAACATTGCTCAAGGAAAGGGGCAAGAGTAGGTCTCAGGGTTAAGGTTAATAGAAATCAGAGTCAGCATGTCCCTCAGATAACATGGATCTCTGAAGCCCACAGACTTCATGGCATGATCTTTTTCCTTTCAGGTGTAACAGGTGAGTTCAGATGA